A single window of Paracoccus albus DNA harbors:
- a CDS encoding Fur family transcriptional regulator — MSAETTDFAKALREAGLRVTQQRMALMSVLMEAADHPNADELLSRARGLDDSMSLATVYRTLSALEEAGLIRKLSLENEPARYEISPAAEHDHLVDVETGEMIELASDEINRLRAELAERLGYEIVSQHTLIRARKLPD, encoded by the coding sequence ATGAGCGCAGAGACGACCGATTTTGCAAAGGCCCTGCGAGAGGCCGGGCTGCGTGTCACCCAGCAGCGCATGGCGCTGATGTCTGTTCTGATGGAGGCGGCGGACCACCCCAATGCGGACGAACTGCTTTCACGCGCCAGAGGGCTGGACGATTCCATGTCGCTTGCGACCGTCTATCGGACGCTGTCAGCTTTGGAAGAGGCCGGGCTGATCCGCAAGCTGTCGCTGGAAAACGAACCCGCCCGCTACGAGATTTCGCCCGCGGCCGAGCATGACCACCTTGTCGATGTCGAAACCGGCGAGATGATCGAGCTGGCGAGCGATGAGATCAACCGGCTTCGCGCTGAACTGGCGGAACGTCTGGGCTATGAAATCGTCAGTCAGCACACGCTGATCCGTGCACGGAAGTTGCCCGACTGA
- a CDS encoding ABC transporter substrate-binding protein, whose protein sequence is MDRRESSQYHRVEDCTKDPLMNRYCIACLLAAVALPAAADTKVGLLLPASGNYAALGQDIEDGFRMAIAESGRSDIEIVEADTEADPQTGLTMARKLVMQDEADVLVGVVSSAVLGAVRNFVHQSQVPLIVANAGNSDATGKDCSAYITRVSFSNDQLNRPMGEWMAAQGISSVYTLAPDYAAGQQMIGAFSAAFEAAGGDIVGGEFTPFGKTEDFGPYLAKAQASGAEALYVFYGGADAISFVRQYDSFGLAEEMPLYSVGFLTAPLYLREQGKAATGVIGALHYLPSLESPENDTFVAAYQAEHPDTLPSEYVVAGYDAGRLLLGALEEGVEGREALANALPNVSYTGPRGPLKIDPATNNIVQNVYVFETVEGDEGMTHKLLDTVEAVQDAPNGCAMP, encoded by the coding sequence ATGGACAGGCGTGAATCCTCGCAATATCACCGGGTTGAGGACTGCACGAAGGACCCCCTCATGAACAGATACTGTATCGCCTGCCTGCTGGCCGCAGTCGCCCTTCCTGCGGCGGCAGATACGAAGGTCGGCCTGTTGCTGCCCGCATCGGGCAATTACGCAGCACTCGGTCAGGACATCGAAGACGGCTTTCGCATGGCCATTGCCGAAAGCGGGCGCAGCGATATCGAGATTGTCGAGGCCGATACCGAGGCCGACCCACAGACCGGCCTGACGATGGCGCGCAAGCTGGTTATGCAGGATGAGGCTGATGTTCTGGTGGGCGTGGTCTCCTCTGCCGTGCTGGGCGCGGTGCGCAACTTTGTGCATCAGTCACAGGTGCCGCTGATCGTCGCCAATGCGGGTAACAGCGACGCAACGGGAAAGGACTGCTCTGCCTATATCACGCGGGTCAGCTTTTCGAACGATCAGCTTAACCGGCCGATGGGCGAATGGATGGCAGCGCAGGGGATAAGCTCCGTCTACACGCTTGCCCCGGATTATGCGGCAGGCCAGCAGATGATCGGCGCCTTCTCTGCCGCGTTCGAGGCGGCGGGCGGCGATATAGTCGGAGGAGAGTTCACCCCTTTCGGCAAGACAGAAGATTTTGGCCCGTATCTGGCCAAGGCACAGGCATCGGGTGCTGAAGCACTGTATGTTTTTTACGGCGGCGCAGATGCGATCAGCTTTGTCCGGCAGTATGACAGCTTCGGCCTCGCCGAAGAGATGCCGCTTTATTCCGTCGGCTTCCTGACCGCGCCGCTTTACCTGAGAGAGCAGGGGAAGGCCGCCACTGGCGTGATCGGGGCGCTGCATTATCTTCCATCGCTGGAATCGCCGGAAAATGACACATTTGTCGCGGCCTATCAGGCGGAACATCCCGATACGCTGCCATCTGAATATGTGGTCGCAGGCTATGACGCGGGTCGCCTTCTGCTTGGAGCTCTGGAAGAAGGTGTCGAGGGACGTGAGGCATTGGCGAATGCTTTGCCCAATGTATCCTATACCGGCCCACGTGGGCCGCTGAAGATTGACCCGGCGACCAACAATATCGTGCAGAATGTCTATGTGTTCGAGACCGTCGAAGGCGACGAGGGCATGACCCACAAGCTGCTGGACACCGTCGAGGCCGTTCAGGATGCGCCCAACGGTTGCGCGATGCCGTAA